From Deltaproteobacteria bacterium, the proteins below share one genomic window:
- the smpB gene encoding SsrA-binding protein SmpB: MAEGGRKLAQKFVAVNRRARHDYEILDTIEAGMVLVGPEVKSLRQGRASLSDAYAVVRRGELWLVNAHVSPYEQAGRDNPNPRRERKLLAHRAEIARLAGQVAERGLTLVPLSLYFKDGRAKVELALARGKRSADKRDTIREREQAREIERAMSRGRRR, from the coding sequence ATGGCGGAGGGGGGACGCAAGCTCGCCCAGAAGTTCGTCGCCGTGAACCGGCGCGCCCGCCACGATTACGAGATCCTCGATACGATCGAGGCCGGGATGGTGCTGGTCGGTCCGGAGGTGAAGTCGCTGCGGCAGGGCAGGGCCAGCCTCTCCGACGCGTACGCGGTGGTGCGCCGCGGGGAGCTGTGGCTCGTGAACGCCCACGTGAGCCCCTACGAGCAGGCGGGGCGCGACAACCCGAACCCGCGCCGCGAGCGCAAGCTCCTGGCGCACCGCGCGGAGATCGCGCGGCTGGCCGGGCAGGTGGCGGAGCGAGGGCTCACGCTCGTGCCGCTGTCGCTCTACTTCAAGGACGGGCGCGCCAAGGTCGAGCTGGCCCTGGCCCGCGGCAAGCGCAGCGCCGACAAGCGCGACACCATCCGCGAGCGCGAGCAGGCGCGCGAGATCGAGCGCGCGATGAGCCGCGGGAGGCGCCGGTGA
- a CDS encoding aspartate 1-decarboxylase: protein MTRTMLKSKIHRATVTEANLEYEGSVSIDTDLLEAADILPYEAVDIWDCTNGARLRTYAIPGGKGTGEICVNGAAAHRIKPHDVVIIASWVDVPEERARGWQARRVFVDAENRIRE from the coding sequence ATGACCCGCACGATGCTCAAGTCGAAGATCCACCGCGCCACCGTGACCGAGGCCAACCTCGAGTACGAGGGCAGCGTCTCGATCGACACGGACCTGCTCGAGGCGGCCGACATCCTCCCCTACGAGGCCGTCGACATCTGGGACTGCACGAACGGAGCGCGCCTGCGGACCTACGCGATCCCGGGCGGGAAGGGCACGGGCGAGATCTGCGTCAACGGCGCCGCGGCCCACCGGATCAAGCCGCACGACGTCGTCATCATCGCGAGCTGGGTGGACGTGCCCGAGGAGCGCGCGCGGGGCTGGCAGGCGCGGCGCGTCTTCGTGGACGCCGAGAACCGCATCCGCGAGTAG